The following are encoded in a window of Flavobacterium psychrotrophum genomic DNA:
- a CDS encoding RagB/SusD family nutrient uptake outer membrane protein — protein MKIQYKSLIYIALGATLLTACDDFLDVKQSDRVDEDANSYAPEQFVNSTYGMLTEWDYAFSYLGITEILSDNADKGSSPSDTGGDKDQLDNLTFTSSAGSFDAMWTNWYKTIGRATYAIEFTEKYGLTDDAYKNRLVGEAKFLRALHYFWLVRGWGDVPLQHVDYTTRAPKADVYAFIEQDLLDAIEKLPLKNQYQSSDLGRATKGAAQALLSKVYLYEQKWQQSYDMANTVINSGQYSLESDYAVLWRASSENGTESIFEVQARGEAVAHGVQQYTQTQGARGTSGWGWGFNTPSQNLLDAYNAEGDAIRRDATIIFAGETLYDGREVSASVENPMYNEKAYSSANAGADDADKNIRILRLAEIYLIKAEAANELGNTSEALAALNIVRTRVNLPASTAAAGTSLRNAIWKERRLELGFEHDRWFDLVRTGQAQSAMTAAGKNFIVGTHELFPIPYNQLIQTPNMVQNPGY, from the coding sequence ATGAAAATACAATATAAAAGTTTAATATATATAGCATTAGGAGCTACATTGCTTACAGCATGTGACGATTTTCTTGATGTTAAACAATCTGACAGGGTTGACGAAGATGCAAACTCTTATGCTCCTGAACAGTTTGTAAACAGTACCTATGGTATGCTTACAGAATGGGACTACGCTTTCTCATACCTTGGCATTACAGAGATACTTTCGGATAATGCTGACAAAGGGAGTTCTCCTAGTGATACAGGTGGAGATAAAGACCAGCTTGATAATCTTACTTTTACAAGTAGTGCGGGCTCTTTTGATGCCATGTGGACAAACTGGTATAAAACAATTGGCCGTGCTACCTATGCTATTGAGTTTACAGAAAAATATGGTTTGACAGATGATGCATATAAAAATCGCCTTGTAGGTGAGGCTAAGTTTTTAAGGGCATTACACTATTTTTGGCTTGTTAGGGGCTGGGGAGATGTGCCTTTGCAACATGTAGATTATACAACACGTGCTCCTAAAGCAGATGTTTATGCATTTATTGAGCAGGACCTTTTAGATGCAATTGAAAAGTTACCTCTAAAAAACCAGTATCAGTCTTCTGATCTTGGCCGTGCAACAAAAGGAGCTGCTCAGGCACTGCTTTCAAAAGTATATTTGTATGAACAAAAATGGCAGCAATCTTATGATATGGCCAATACTGTTATCAATTCAGGCCAGTACAGTTTAGAATCTGATTATGCTGTGCTTTGGAGGGCTTCTTCTGAAAACGGAACTGAATCTATATTTGAGGTTCAGGCTCGTGGAGAAGCAGTAGCACATGGTGTACAACAATATACTCAAACCCAGGGTGCACGTGGTACCAGCGGATGGGGATGGGGCTTTAACACGCCTTCTCAAAATCTCTTAGATGCTTATAATGCAGAAGGTGATGCTATCCGCAGGGATGCTACTATCATTTTTGCAGGTGAGACACTTTATGATGGACGCGAAGTAAGCGCATCGGTAGAAAACCCAATGTATAATGAAAAAGCCTATTCTAGTGCCAATGCCGGTGCAGATGATGCTGATAAAAACATTCGCATATTAAGGCTTGCCGAAATTTATCTTATTAAAGCAGAGGCTGCGAATGAACTTGGCAATACAAGCGAAGCACTTGCTGCGCTAAATATTGTAAGAACAAGGGTAAATCTTCCGGCTTCTACAGCTGCCGCAGGTACATCTCTTAGGAATGCTATCTGGAAAGAGCGCCGCCTTGAGCTTGGTTTTGAGCACGACCGTTGGTTCGACCTTGTGCGTACCGGGCAGGCACAGTCTGCAATGACCGCTGCTGGTAAAAACTTTATTGTGGGCACACATGAGTTGTTCCCAATACCGTACAACCAGTTAATACAAACGCCTAATATGGTTCAAAACCCGGGCTATTAA
- a CDS encoding SusC/RagA family TonB-linked outer membrane protein: MKNFIFGFLLLMCGISYGQQITGQVVDDSGMPVPDVYITVAGSPATASADIDGNFSIAASEGAQLTFAMIGFENVTVAATTSPMKISLKTSAASNLEEVVVIGYGTQKRSNLTGAVGTVKADQFQKQPQFNAMQSIQGKVAGVQIVTNDSPGATPTVRVRGLGTATAGSGVIYVVDGTVTGDISNINPSDIATMDILKDASSAAIYGSSAANGVVLITTKKGKDGKMNVSVNSTFAARSTLNQVKMANASQYVQYYNENQATLANPVYLSANQPYNTNWYDELTDVGTSTNNNVAVSGGSDKGNYYFSYNNYAEDGILDSNKINRNTIRSNTSFNFFDNKLKLTQNLNYTYTKGNPKPFSAFDEAYRQAPIVPVRYPSGQWGQSFYNQTTGVVGYQAGAGETIGQLNSIGNPLASVAFTNEETKTSQIQGMFDAELKLTDWLKVNTRLGITKSYSRGLIYNDTRGRWLAADPTRTDAQYDAFQATAGEGVYTYANNSITATNVESFRYNWDTFLTANKSFGDHNFTVIAGFTKDKRGDVITTTQSGYNVPTASQNWNMHFAQGATTDELYATPQQILSYFGRVQYDYNEKYFLTANIRRDGNSRFKQNADYWGTFPSVSVGWALTKESFLSDIKGLDFIKIRGGYGLIGNADIGFANATSFLAGVGSQNYNYVFGPNQTLVFGAYAGSPAQPLSWEKTQEVNAGLDFELIDRRLSGSVDYYNRLTTNAILQVNPVRTSPYADSFYDHGAEIRNKGFELALNWKDQVGQDFSYYIGGTLGTNKNTLESVKPAYDGQTGGSLANGQITKRLQEGQAVYSWWMYQADGIWQNQTEIDQSAHVTGAQPGQIKYKDLNGDGQIDDRDKKFFDSYLPTYTYGINIGFAWKGIDLSVDGYGVGGNKVYNGLKSTRINGGENVTADSFNGRWTGEGTSNTNPGANRTAIASSYYLEDGAFFRINNITLGYTFKNIIKDINKIRIYGTAQNPFMFTKYSGFTPEINSNGSPAQTTGIELSAYPSLKTFLVGVQIDL; encoded by the coding sequence ATGAAAAACTTTATTTTCGGTTTTTTGTTGCTCATGTGTGGCATTAGCTACGGGCAGCAGATTACAGGCCAGGTAGTCGACGATAGCGGCATGCCCGTGCCTGATGTTTACATTACCGTAGCCGGTAGCCCGGCAACTGCCTCGGCAGACATCGATGGTAATTTTAGCATTGCCGCATCAGAAGGAGCACAGCTTACTTTTGCAATGATTGGCTTTGAAAATGTAACAGTGGCTGCGACCACATCTCCAATGAAGATTTCGCTTAAAACAAGTGCAGCTTCAAACCTTGAAGAGGTTGTGGTTATTGGTTACGGTACTCAAAAACGTTCTAACCTTACAGGCGCAGTAGGTACTGTAAAAGCGGATCAGTTTCAGAAACAGCCACAATTTAACGCTATGCAGTCTATACAGGGTAAAGTTGCCGGTGTGCAGATTGTTACTAACGATTCACCCGGCGCTACTCCTACGGTTCGTGTAAGGGGACTTGGTACAGCTACTGCTGGTTCTGGTGTCATTTATGTAGTTGATGGTACTGTTACCGGTGATATTAGTAATATTAATCCAAGTGATATCGCAACTATGGATATCCTTAAAGATGCCTCATCTGCGGCTATTTATGGTAGTAGTGCTGCTAATGGTGTTGTACTTATTACTACAAAAAAAGGTAAAGATGGTAAAATGAACGTATCTGTAAATTCTACATTTGCAGCGAGGTCAACTCTTAATCAGGTAAAAATGGCTAATGCAAGCCAATATGTTCAATATTATAATGAAAATCAGGCTACATTAGCTAATCCAGTATATCTTTCAGCTAATCAGCCTTACAACACTAATTGGTATGATGAATTGACAGACGTTGGTACTTCTACAAATAATAATGTTGCTGTATCTGGCGGTAGCGATAAAGGTAACTACTATTTTAGCTACAATAATTATGCAGAAGATGGTATTCTCGATAGCAATAAAATCAACCGTAATACTATCCGTTCTAATACCAGCTTTAATTTCTTTGATAACAAGTTAAAGCTTACTCAAAATCTTAACTACACGTATACAAAAGGTAATCCTAAGCCATTTAGTGCTTTTGATGAAGCTTACAGGCAGGCACCAATTGTTCCTGTACGTTACCCAAGCGGGCAGTGGGGACAAAGTTTCTATAATCAAACTACAGGTGTAGTAGGTTACCAAGCTGGTGCTGGCGAAACTATTGGCCAGTTAAACTCAATAGGAAACCCACTTGCATCAGTAGCATTTACTAATGAAGAGACTAAAACGTCTCAAATACAGGGTATGTTTGACGCAGAACTTAAACTTACTGACTGGTTAAAAGTTAATACAAGGTTAGGTATTACAAAAAGCTATTCACGCGGCCTTATTTATAATGATACCCGTGGCAGGTGGCTTGCAGCAGATCCTACAAGGACTGATGCTCAGTATGATGCTTTTCAGGCTACTGCAGGCGAGGGTGTATATACTTATGCAAACAACTCAATTACTGCTACTAATGTAGAAAGCTTCCGTTATAACTGGGATACTTTCCTTACCGCTAACAAATCTTTTGGCGATCATAATTTTACAGTAATTGCTGGTTTTACAAAAGATAAAAGAGGTGATGTTATTACAACAACACAAAGCGGTTACAATGTTCCTACTGCAAGCCAAAACTGGAATATGCATTTTGCTCAGGGAGCTACTACAGATGAATTGTATGCCACACCACAACAAATACTTTCTTATTTTGGTAGGGTACAGTACGATTACAATGAAAAATATTTCCTTACAGCAAATATAAGGAGAGATGGTAACAGCCGTTTTAAACAAAATGCTGACTATTGGGGTACTTTCCCATCTGTATCAGTAGGTTGGGCACTTACTAAAGAAAGTTTCTTAAGTGATATTAAAGGCCTTGATTTCATCAAAATACGCGGAGGTTATGGTCTGATAGGTAATGCTGATATTGGTTTTGCAAACGCTACGTCATTCCTGGCAGGTGTTGGAAGCCAAAACTATAACTATGTATTTGGCCCTAACCAAACTTTAGTTTTTGGTGCTTACGCAGGTTCTCCGGCACAGCCCCTATCATGGGAAAAAACACAAGAGGTTAACGCTGGTTTAGATTTTGAACTTATTGACAGGAGGTTAAGCGGTAGTGTTGATTATTACAACAGGCTTACTACAAATGCTATATTACAGGTTAATCCTGTAAGGACAAGCCCTTATGCCGATTCATTCTATGACCATGGTGCAGAGATACGTAATAAAGGTTTCGAACTTGCGCTTAACTGGAAAGATCAAGTAGGACAAGACTTTAGCTACTATATTGGCGGTACATTAGGTACTAACAAAAATACTCTTGAAAGTGTAAAACCTGCTTATGATGGTCAAACCGGCGGTAGCCTTGCAAATGGCCAGATAACTAAGCGTCTTCAGGAAGGCCAGGCGGTATATTCATGGTGGATGTACCAGGCAGACGGAATTTGGCAAAACCAAACTGAAATTGACCAGTCTGCACACGTTACAGGTGCACAACCGGGACAAATAAAGTATAAAGACTTAAATGGTGATGGTCAGATTGATGACAGGGATAAGAAATTCTTTGATTCATACCTTCCTACTTACACTTACGGTATCAACATTGGCTTTGCATGGAAAGGTATTGATTTATCAGTAGATGGATATGGCGTTGGAGGTAATAAAGTATATAATGGCCTTAAAAGTACACGTATAAACGGTGGTGAAAATGTTACGGCAGATTCATTTAACGGACGTTGGACAGGAGAAGGTACATCAAATACTAATCCGGGAGCAAACCGTACAGCAATTGCATCAAGCTACTACCTTGAAGATGGTGCATTCTTCAGAATAAACAATATTACCTTAGGTTATACCTTTAAAAATATAATTAAAGATATTAACAAGATCAGGATATATGGTACAGCCCAAAACCCTTTTATGTTTACAAAATATTCAGGCTTTACACCTGAGATAAACAGTAATGGTTCTCCAGCCCAGACTACAGGTATTGAGCTTTCTGCTTACCCTAGCCTTAAAACATTCTTAGTTGGTGTACAAATCGACCTATAA